A window of Bacteroidales bacterium genomic DNA:
AAAAAGTTTGAACATTCCACAGTTCGACATTCTGAAGAAGCAGGATTTGATTTATGCTATTCTCGATTTTCAGGCAATGAATAACAAAACAGAACAACCGGATAATGGAAGTTCAAATGGCGTTCAACAAAAAAAAATCAGAAAACCGAGAAGTAAAGAACAAATTCCGGCTGATGCCATAATACCTGAACCCATTAAAAGAGAAGACCCCTTTCTTGCAGAAAATCTTTTTACCGATATTTCCAAAGACGATATTCCTGCTCCCGAACCTGAAATTCCGGCTTCCAACATAACAGAACCTTCATGGGAAACTGAAAGTTCACCTCTTTTTAATGAATCGAATGATGAAAGCGAAGTGAAATCTGCTGATAATTCTGCAGAAACAAGCGAAGCAGAACCCCAGCAAAGAGAAAACTTTGAAAAATATCCTCAAAAAAGATATTACGAAAAGCGTCAGGACGGCAACAATCACGAATTTGAAGGAATTATTTCGAGCGAAGGGGTATTGGAAATTATGCAAGATGGATATGGATTTCTACGCTCTTCCGATTACAATTATCTCAATTCACCCGATGATATTTATGTTTCACAGTCGCAAATCAAATTATTCGGTTTGAAAACAGGTGATACCGTTAGAGGTGTTATCCGTCCGCCTAAAGAAGGCGAAAAGTATTTTCCGCTTATTAAAATTGAATTTATAAATAACCTCGAGCCAACAATTGTCAGGGACAGAATCCCATTTGATTACCTTACACCTCTTTTCCCCGATGAAAAAATAAAGCTGACAGGACATAAAGATGATGACCTTTGCACCCGTTTGATTGATATGTTTACTCCCATAGGCAAAGGACAAAGAGGACTTATTGTTGCTCAGCCAAAAACAGGAAAAACAACATTATTGAAAAAAATAGCAAATGCGGTTGCTGCAAATCATCCCGAAATATACCTTATAATATTGCTGGTTGACGAAAGACCAGAAGAAGTAACCGATATGGAAAGAAGCGTAAAAGCGGAAGTTATTGCTTCAACATTTGACGAACCCGCAGAAAGACACGTAAAAATTGCAAATATAGTTCTTGAAAAATCGAAACGACTTGTAGAATCAGGACATGACGTTATGATATTGCTTGATTCAATAACCCGCTTGGCAAGAGCTTATAACACGGTGTCTCCTGCTTCAGGCAAGGTGCTTTCCGGCGGTGTTGATTCAAATGCATTGCATAAACCAAAACGCTTTTTCGGCGCTGCAAGAAAAATAGAAAATGGCGGTTCACTTACTATTATTTCAACTGCCTTAACTGAAACCGGCTCAAAAATGGACGATGTTATTTTTGAAGAATTTAAAGGAACAGGAAATATGGAATTACAACTCGACCGAAAACTTTCCAACAAACGAATTTATCCGGCAATAGACCTTAATGCATCAAGTACACGAAGAGAAGACCTTTTGCTTGACAAGGAAATGCTTCAAAGATTATGGATACTTCGAAATCACCTGTCTGATATGAATCCAATTGAAGCCATGCAGTTTCTGATTGAAAGAATGAAATTTACTCAAACTAATGAAGAGTTTCTGGTATCGATGAATAGTTAATAAATCCCTTCGTGTTAATTATTAAGCAACATGAAATCAAAGTTAGAAGTTGGATGCTGGAAGACAGAAAAACTTCAAATATCCAACTTCCATCACCCAACCTCACTAATACAATAAACTATGTTTAATATAATATTATATTAAAAAATAAAAAAGATTTCATGTCTATTAATCCGAAAGAATTACCCGGAAAAACTGTTGAAAGGTTAAGTCAATATAGAAGAACGTTATTAAATTATTCTCAAAGTGGTAAGTTCAATATTTTTTCGCATGAACTTGCAAAACTGCTGCACATCACGTCGGTTCAGGTAAGAAGAGACATAATGCTTATCGGTTATTCAGGAAGTCAAAGAAAAGGATATGATATAAAAGAATTAATTAATAAAATCGGCAGTATTATTGACACTAAAGAAGGACAAAATGTTGCGGTCATCGGAATGGGAAGCTTGGGCGGGGCAATTACAAGATATTTTAAAGGCAAACGACCAAAATTAAATATTGTTGCAGCTTTTGACATTGACCCCCAAAAATTTAATAAAGTAATTTCAGGCATTCCTTGTCATTCAATGGAAAAATTAAACAGTATCGCTAAAAAGAAAAATATTACACTCGCAATAATAACAATACCTCCCGATAATGTTGTGAAAACTGCCGAAAAACTTGTAAAAGCAGGAATAAAAGGAATAGTAAATTATTCTTCCGTTCCGCTGAATGTTTATCCAAATGCTTATCTTGAAGAATATGACATGATTACTTCACTCGAAAAAGCTGCTTACTTCGCAAAAAAATCAAAATGAATATTTTTTTAAATCCATTGTCAATAATGCATACATAGATTCAGCTTTTCCTTAAATAAAAAATTTCTCACTTAATTCCTCAAAGCTGTTCATATTTTTATTAAAATCTTCTAATATATCTTTTGTTTTTATTTCTTCAGAACCCGGGTTAAATGGTATTTCAAAAACAAATTCGAAATTATTTTTTTGTGCAAATTCCTGTATTTGTTTAATGTCGGGATTGTTTTTATAAGTGAGCAATCCTTTTCTTTTTTCAATATATTCAAGGAGGTCGGAAAAAAAATCAAGAGATGCACGCGAGTCGGTAAATAACAAAATAAAATCAATGTTGGAAATAATGTCTTCAAATGTAATGTCGGAAATAACGGTATCGAATAAAATCGGTTCGTTGTTTTTCATTTTGTTTTTAAGTGCATTTATCAACTGCTTCGGATATATGGCATTTTCATTGGATTTTGCTTCAAATAACTCCATGCCTTCTTCAGTAGTACTGCAAATAATTTTTCCTGCCTGAACTGCTTTTTTTTCAGATATTGCAGAAACGCCGCAACATTCGATACATTTATTGCAACTCATACATAAATCCTCAAGCACTTGAATTTCGCTCATGAGTTTGTCTAAAAGTATTGCTTCATTTTCACAAATCCCAACACAATCGCCGCACAAATTACATTTACTCAAATCTATTTCAGGAAATTTTACTTCAACAGGAAGTTCTTCTACAACGTTTGTATTCAAATTATTTTTCAATTGCAAATCATCAATGTTGCAATCGGCAATTTGTATTTTTTGAAAATATTTATTTTTTAATGCTTTTGCAAGTGTTATGGTTATTGCTGTTTTAAAAGGATTGTTTTCGAATCCGACAATTGCTATTTTAAAATTGTTTGTATTCATTTAAAAAAATTAAAATAAATAATCAACTAATATTTTCAGTTTATACTTTAAATTGCTAAATTATCAAATTGCTGTTTTATAACAATTGAACAACTTAGCAATAAAACAATTTTATGTTTAGTTAAAACTTCTTTTCATTCACAACTTTATTATCCTTATAGATTCGTTCAATAATTTTTTTCCCGTTTGAATCATAGATTTCCCATTTGCCATCAGGGTTTCCTTTTTTATAATATCCGGTATAAAGTATTTTGCCGTTTTCATTGTAAACAATTCTTTTCC
This region includes:
- the rho gene encoding transcription termination factor Rho; this encodes MYDIIELNSKLLPDLKEIAKSLNIPQFDILKKQDLIYAILDFQAMNNKTEQPDNGSSNGVQQKKIRKPRSKEQIPADAIIPEPIKREDPFLAENLFTDISKDDIPAPEPEIPASNITEPSWETESSPLFNESNDESEVKSADNSAETSEAEPQQRENFEKYPQKRYYEKRQDGNNHEFEGIISSEGVLEIMQDGYGFLRSSDYNYLNSPDDIYVSQSQIKLFGLKTGDTVRGVIRPPKEGEKYFPLIKIEFINNLEPTIVRDRIPFDYLTPLFPDEKIKLTGHKDDDLCTRLIDMFTPIGKGQRGLIVAQPKTGKTTLLKKIANAVAANHPEIYLIILLVDERPEEVTDMERSVKAEVIASTFDEPAERHVKIANIVLEKSKRLVESGHDVMILLDSITRLARAYNTVSPASGKVLSGGVDSNALHKPKRFFGAARKIENGGSLTIISTALTETGSKMDDVIFEEFKGTGNMELQLDRKLSNKRIYPAIDLNASSTRREDLLLDKEMLQRLWILRNHLSDMNPIEAMQFLIERMKFTQTNEEFLVSMNS
- a CDS encoding redox-sensing transcriptional repressor Rex, giving the protein MSINPKELPGKTVERLSQYRRTLLNYSQSGKFNIFSHELAKLLHITSVQVRRDIMLIGYSGSQRKGYDIKELINKIGSIIDTKEGQNVAVIGMGSLGGAITRYFKGKRPKLNIVAAFDIDPQKFNKVISGIPCHSMEKLNSIAKKKNITLAIITIPPDNVVKTAEKLVKAGIKGIVNYSSVPLNVYPNAYLEEYDMITSLEKAAYFAKKSK
- a CDS encoding 4Fe-4S binding protein, which translates into the protein MNTNNFKIAIVGFENNPFKTAITITLAKALKNKYFQKIQIADCNIDDLQLKNNLNTNVVEELPVEVKFPEIDLSKCNLCGDCVGICENEAILLDKLMSEIQVLEDLCMSCNKCIECCGVSAISEKKAVQAGKIICSTTEEGMELFEAKSNENAIYPKQLINALKNKMKNNEPILFDTVISDITFEDIISNIDFILLFTDSRASLDFFSDLLEYIEKRKGLLTYKNNPDIKQIQEFAQKNNFEFVFEIPFNPGSEEIKTKDILEDFNKNMNSFEELSEKFFI